The stretch of DNA AGCAAGCGTTCGGCAACCCATTTGGACAGGTTGTAGCCATTCTGGATGTAGAGCGGCGGGGTGGCCGCGGCGGGGTTTTCGAGTACCTGGCCATGTGCGTCGATACTGCTGGCGGCCGACAGCGTCGAGATAAAATTGAAGACCTTCTTGCACCGGGTTTCACACAGGCGCAGGCATTCCAGCACCGGTTCGACGTTGTCCTTGGCCAGGGTGGCGTAATCCATCACATGATTGACGTGGGCGGCGTTGTGCACCAACACGCCGAACTCCCCGGCGAGGTAGTCATACACCTCACTCGACAGGCCAAGACGCGGCTGGCTGATGTCGGCGGCATACACCTGCACCCGGCTCAGGTCCAGGTGTTCCAGACGGTACTCTCGCAGGGCCTCGGCAAACCTCGCGGTCGCCGAATGTCCGGGTCGTTCGCGCACCAGGCACGCCACTTCAAGTGCACCCTCGGCCAACAGTGCCTCGACGATATGCACCCCGAGAAAACTGTTGGCCCCGGTCACGATCACCCGGCGACGTTCGCCCGCCTGTTCAGCCGGCAATGTCTGCACATGCAGCTCACGCAGCGCATCCTGGGTTGCCTGGCCGGTCGGTGCTTCGGGTGGTGCGTCGTCCCCCATCAGCGTAGCGAGGGTACGAACCGTGGGGGTTTCAAAAAACCGACTTAGGGATAGGCTGCGCCCGAACTGCTCGCGGATACGCAGCAGCATCGTCGACAGCAGGATGGAATGGCCGCCAAGATTGAAGAAGCTCTCGTCGGCCGACAGCTGCGTGACCGGCATGCCCAGCAACTCGCTCCACAGGTTGAGCAACTGCACTTGCATGGGCGTGTGCGGTTCGCCGTGAATGATGGCCGGCAGCGTTGGAGTCGGTAACGCCAGCAATGCCTGGCGGTCGACCTTTCCGTTGGGGGTGCACGGCATGCTCGCAAGTTCCGTGCACAGGGTTGGGCGCAAATAGTCCGGCAGTGTTTGCCGGGCATGCTGCGTCAGTGCAGGCAGGGCGTCTTGTGTTTCGGGCTGAGCAACAAAAGCCAGGATTCGCCGCTCACGGTCAATCACCACCGCCACTTGGCGAAACAGCTGACTGCTGCGCAGGCAATGTTCGATCTCTTGCGGTTCGACCCGGAACCCACGGATCTTCACCTGCTGATCCCGGCGCCCGACCAACTCGATGCCGGCAGCGGTCCACTTCGCCAGGTCGCCTGTGCGGTAGGCCCGCAAGGTCTGGCCGTCGGGCAACTCCAGGGGGACGAAATGCTCGGCGGTCTGACGCGGCTGGTTGAGGTAACCCAGGCTGACGCCGGGACCGGCGATGTACAGTTCGCCCAACACCTGCTCATCCACCGGTTGCAGGTGCTCGTCGAGGATCAGTACCTGGCTGTTGGCGATGGGCGTGCCGAGGTTGCGATTGCTGTCGCCCGGCTGCAACGTGTGGCTGGTCACCAGCACGGTGGCTTCGGTGGGCCCGTAGAAATTGTGCAGGCGGCACTGGCCTGCCAACTGCTCGATGACATAGGGCTCGCACACGTCGCCTCCGGTCATCAGGTGCGCCAGGCCCAGGGGTTGATCCAGCGGCAGGATGCTCAGCAGCGCCGGCGGCAGGAAGGCGTGGGTGACGCGCTGTTGTCGGATCAACTCCACCAGTTGCTGCGGGTCGCGTCGCTGGTCTTCACTGGGCACGATCAGCTCGGCGCCCGCGATCAGGCTCGGGAAGATATCGATCAGGGACGAGTCAAAACTCAAGGGCGAAAACTGCAAGACCCGGCTGTGTTCGCTCAGCTGCACATGACCCCCGAACCAGGCGCTGAAATGGGCCAGGTTGTGCTGGCTGAGCAGCACGCCCTTGGGGTGGCCGGTAGTGCCCGAGGTGTGGAGCACCATGCAAGGGTCGTCCATGGCGGGGCGCTGGCGCATTGGCAGCGAGGTGTCGGGAGTGTCGACGGCACTCACATCCAATGCACAAAACCCGTCCCGCAGTGGATGCTTGCCATCATCCAGCAGCACCGAGACGCCGGCGTTTTCCAGCATCGCTTGCTGGCGTTGCAGCGGGTGGCCCGGCTCCAGGGGCAGGTACACCGCACCGCAGGCGAGTACCGCGAGAATGCTGGCGTACAGCTCCAGGGATTTGTCCAGGCAGACGCCGATTACCGGCGGTGTGTCGTGGGGCCCAAGCAGAGGTCTCAGACGGTGCTGGATAGCCAGGCTCTGGCGATGCAACTGTCGGTAAGTCAGCCCGCTGCCGGCAATGTTCAACGCTGGCCGGTCGGCGAAGGTTTGCAGACTGTTTTCCAATCGTTCGATCAGGGGTACCTGGGCTTGCTGCTGCAGAGCCAAATCGGCCGTCAGGTTAAAACGATGCAGGTACGCCAGGGATGCGAGCGCTTGCAGGCCGTGTTCCGGATCATCAGAGGCGACGGCCGCCTGCGAGAAATAGCCCGGGTCCCGGGAGAACCCACTCACCTGTTGGGCTACCCACTCCACCAGGCTGCGTACTGCGTGTTGACGCAGCCGTTGACCATTGCCACAGGCTTCTCCGGCAACCTCCAGGGTTGTCAGGAGTCGCCGTGAATGGGCGTAACACCTGAGCTGCAGGGCCGGCAATCCACAGTCGGTCAACGCTCCCATACCCACGCGCAGGCTCATCAAGGCTGTGCACGTCACGCCGGGCGGAACCTCCTCGCTACCGTCATCAATCAGCAGGTCTACTAGGTGGGTGACATCCTGTGCTCGCACCACCCCATGACCGTATTGCGCCAATGTCTCACCCAGTTCATTCAGCGCCGCGCTGAAGCCCGCCAGCCCAATCTTCAGGTGCCTCATGGGTGCCCTCCTGGCGCCGCAAGAAAGGCATCCAGCGCCCCAACCACACTCGGCGTTTGCAGCAGGCCGCTGTGGTTCAGGAAGCCCATGATATTGCCGATCAACGGGTGCTGGCGGGTAATGGGAAAGCCCATCGCCTGCACTTCAGTGCGCAGCGCAGAGCGCGTGCCGTCACTGACATCCAGGTGCTCGATCAAGTGCAGGTCGAAGTTTTTCTGCAGGTCGTGGGTCAGGTAATGCTGGAGAAAAACCGGCAGGATCCGGGCGATACAGTCGCGGTCCGCGGCGTCTGCAGACTGCCAATAAATACGCACCAGGCGCGTCCAGAAAAGCGCGTGGCGGCCCTCGTCAAACAAGTGGTCGGCCATCAACCCACGGATGGACTGCTTGACACTGTCGTCCTTGGAAAACGCTGCCACGTCATGGGTCACGGTGTTCTCGGCGATGGCCACGGCAATCAGTTCCACGGCATCGCGCAGGTGTTCGGGCGCCAGCGCCAGTGCGGCAGGCAAGGCGCGGCTCAGCTCGATTTGCGCGGGTAGTTCAAGGGGTGGGATCCCGGTCATCTCGATGGTCTGTTGCATGAAATCGAGGGCGACGAGGGCGTGGTAATCCTCGTCCACCACCACGGTCATGGCGTCGTAGCGACAGGCAAGCGGGAAGGGCACCGAAAAGCGATTCTTGGCGATGCTGCGTGCGGTCTTGTCGACGATCTCGGTTTCAAAGATCACCACGTCGTTGATGAACTTGTAGAACGTCTGCAGCAAGACAAAATCACGGCACTGCGGGCATCGGTCGATAAAGGTCGCGCTCAGCACCAGAGGCTGTCGGCTCAGGGGATAGATCAGTTTCTGATCGTTTTCCAGCCGCCGCCGCGGGCGTGTGCGGATGGTCGCGCGGCGCTCCCAGTCGTCGGCAAATGAGCGGTAGTCGGCAGGGTTCATGCGCTCATCTCCGGCAGGCACCTATGCAACCCATCCC from Pseudomonas sp. NC02 encodes:
- a CDS encoding diiron oxygenase, with amino-acid sequence MNPADYRSFADDWERRATIRTRPRRRLENDQKLIYPLSRQPLVLSATFIDRCPQCRDFVLLQTFYKFINDVVIFETEIVDKTARSIAKNRFSVPFPLACRYDAMTVVVDEDYHALVALDFMQQTIEMTGIPPLELPAQIELSRALPAALALAPEHLRDAVELIAVAIAENTVTHDVAAFSKDDSVKQSIRGLMADHLFDEGRHALFWTRLVRIYWQSADAADRDCIARILPVFLQHYLTHDLQKNFDLHLIEHLDVSDGTRSALRTEVQAMGFPITRQHPLIGNIMGFLNHSGLLQTPSVVGALDAFLAAPGGHP
- a CDS encoding amino acid adenylation domain-containing protein; this encodes MRHLKIGLAGFSAALNELGETLAQYGHGVVRAQDVTHLVDLLIDDGSEEVPPGVTCTALMSLRVGMGALTDCGLPALQLRCYAHSRRLLTTLEVAGEACGNGQRLRQHAVRSLVEWVAQQVSGFSRDPGYFSQAAVASDDPEHGLQALASLAYLHRFNLTADLALQQQAQVPLIERLENSLQTFADRPALNIAGSGLTYRQLHRQSLAIQHRLRPLLGPHDTPPVIGVCLDKSLELYASILAVLACGAVYLPLEPGHPLQRQQAMLENAGVSVLLDDGKHPLRDGFCALDVSAVDTPDTSLPMRQRPAMDDPCMVLHTSGTTGHPKGVLLSQHNLAHFSAWFGGHVQLSEHSRVLQFSPLSFDSSLIDIFPSLIAGAELIVPSEDQRRDPQQLVELIRQQRVTHAFLPPALLSILPLDQPLGLAHLMTGGDVCEPYVIEQLAGQCRLHNFYGPTEATVLVTSHTLQPGDSNRNLGTPIANSQVLILDEHLQPVDEQVLGELYIAGPGVSLGYLNQPRQTAEHFVPLELPDGQTLRAYRTGDLAKWTAAGIELVGRRDQQVKIRGFRVEPQEIEHCLRSSQLFRQVAVVIDRERRILAFVAQPETQDALPALTQHARQTLPDYLRPTLCTELASMPCTPNGKVDRQALLALPTPTLPAIIHGEPHTPMQVQLLNLWSELLGMPVTQLSADESFFNLGGHSILLSTMLLRIREQFGRSLSLSRFFETPTVRTLATLMGDDAPPEAPTGQATQDALRELHVQTLPAEQAGERRRVIVTGANSFLGVHIVEALLAEGALEVACLVRERPGHSATARFAEALREYRLEHLDLSRVQVYAADISQPRLGLSSEVYDYLAGEFGVLVHNAAHVNHVMDYATLAKDNVEPVLECLRLCETRCKKVFNFISTLSAASSIDAHGQVLENPAAATPPLYIQNGYNLSKWVAERLLGRAAAQGAWVNIHRPGNISFNSRSGVCEPQKNRLMLMLKGSLQLGLVPHLELNFDLMPVDFLARFIAFHSSRCRAGGTVFNLHNPQPLSWETYVDAFRQAGHAFELVSVAHWQRHLHTVDSRNALFGVLGFYLNGVGEDIGDTSMIRHDNARRGVEQMGGRYPEKNPALLRKGCEYLRSTGFL